A region from the Agrococcus sp. SL85 genome encodes:
- a CDS encoding RNA polymerase sigma factor: protein MPAKETTTAARRASATSDAAETATKAAPKSAASSTKTTAAKTTGAKTTGAKTTAAKTTATKTAAAKTTTAKTTAAKTTAAKAAAPKAAAKTTATKAKATRAKAAAKDEDEDGVTAAPAAKPARGGRKKAPDPVDEAQADESVEVEEEQDEEEKVHVEKLPTGALRLSGDDDEPAPTQITGATADPVKDYLKQIGKVALLNAEQEVDLAMRIEAGLFAEERLSLEGDDLDWQLKRDLTRIARDGQRAKSHLLGANLRLVVSLAKRYTGRGMQFLDLIQEGNLGLIRAVEKFDYTKGFKFSTYATWWIRQAITRAMADQARTIRIPVHMVEVINKLARVQRQMLQDLGREPSPEELARELDMTPEKVIEVQKYGREPISLHTPLGEDGDSEFGDLIEDTEAVVPADAVGFTMLQRQLESLLDSLSEREAGVIRMRFGLGDGMPKTLDQIGDTFGVTRERIRQIESKTMAKLRHPSRSQQLRDYLE, encoded by the coding sequence ATGCCAGCCAAGGAGACCACCACGGCCGCGCGCCGCGCCTCGGCGACGTCCGACGCCGCGGAGACCGCGACGAAGGCTGCCCCGAAGTCGGCCGCGTCGTCGACGAAGACGACCGCGGCGAAGACGACCGGAGCCAAGACGACCGGAGCCAAGACGACCGCTGCGAAGACGACGGCGACGAAGACCGCTGCCGCGAAGACGACCACCGCGAAGACGACGGCCGCGAAGACCACCGCTGCGAAGGCCGCGGCGCCCAAGGCGGCCGCGAAGACGACCGCCACGAAGGCGAAGGCGACGCGCGCCAAGGCCGCGGCGAAGGACGAGGACGAGGACGGCGTGACCGCCGCCCCCGCCGCGAAGCCCGCGCGCGGCGGCCGGAAGAAGGCGCCGGACCCCGTCGACGAGGCCCAGGCCGACGAGTCGGTCGAGGTCGAGGAGGAGCAGGACGAGGAGGAGAAGGTCCACGTCGAGAAGCTCCCCACGGGAGCCCTCCGCCTCTCCGGCGACGACGACGAGCCCGCGCCGACGCAGATCACGGGCGCCACGGCCGACCCGGTCAAGGACTACCTGAAGCAGATCGGCAAGGTCGCGCTCCTCAACGCCGAGCAGGAGGTCGACCTCGCCATGCGCATCGAGGCGGGCCTGTTCGCCGAGGAGCGCCTCTCGCTCGAGGGCGACGACCTCGACTGGCAGCTGAAGCGCGACCTCACGCGCATCGCCCGCGACGGCCAGCGCGCGAAGTCGCACCTGCTGGGCGCGAACCTCCGCCTCGTCGTCTCGCTCGCGAAGCGCTACACGGGTCGCGGCATGCAGTTCCTGGACCTCATCCAGGAGGGCAACCTCGGCCTCATCCGCGCGGTCGAGAAGTTCGACTACACCAAGGGCTTCAAGTTCTCGACCTACGCGACGTGGTGGATCCGCCAGGCCATCACCCGCGCCATGGCCGACCAGGCCCGCACGATCCGCATCCCCGTGCACATGGTCGAGGTCATCAACAAGCTCGCGCGCGTGCAGCGCCAGATGCTGCAGGACCTCGGCCGCGAGCCGAGCCCGGAGGAGCTGGCCCGCGAGCTCGACATGACCCCCGAGAAGGTCATCGAGGTGCAGAAGTACGGCCGCGAGCCGATCTCGCTGCACACGCCGCTCGGCGAGGACGGCGACAGCGAGTTCGGCGACCTCATCGAGGACACCGAGGCGGTCGTGCCGGCCGACGCGGTGGGCTTCACGATGCTGCAGCGCCAGCTCGAGTCGCTGCTCGACTCGCTCTCGGAGCGCGAGGCGGGCGTCATCCGCATGCGCTTCGGCCTCGGCGACGGCATGCCCAAGACGCTCGACCAGATCGGCGACACCTTCGGCGTGACGCGCGAGCGCATCCGCCAGATCGAGTCGAAGACGATGGCCAAGCTGCGGCACCCCTCGCGCTCGCAGCAGCTGCGCGACTACCTCGAGTGA
- the lpdA gene encoding dihydrolipoyl dehydrogenase — protein sequence MSDQSFDIVVLGGGSAGYAVALRAVQLGKTVAIVEKDKLGGTCLHRGCVPTKAMLHSAEVADVVRESGEAGVDAELKGIDIERVTAFREGIIAKKFKGLEGLIKAKGITVVAGEGKLASPTTVTVGDQTLTGKSIVLASGSYAKSLPGLEITGNVITSEQALKLDWIPERVAILGGGVIGVEFASVWRSFGTEVTIIEGLPHLVPNEEESVSKQFERAYKKRGIQFKLGARFSGVTQDESGVHVSLETGETIDADLLLVAVGRGPVTAGLGYEEVGVQLDRGFVTVDETLQTSVPGVYAVGDIVPGLQLAHRGYQQGIFVAEQIAGLEPRMVEDINIPKVTYSDPEVASVGYTEAKAKEQFGADAIESYEYSLGGNAKSEIVGTTGSVKAVRVKDGPVVGIHMIGRRVGELVGEAQLIVNWEAYPEDVAHLIHAHPTQNESLGETHLKLAGTPLHAI from the coding sequence GTGTCCGATCAGAGCTTTGACATCGTCGTCCTGGGCGGAGGCAGCGCGGGCTACGCCGTCGCGCTGCGCGCCGTGCAGCTCGGCAAGACCGTCGCGATCGTCGAGAAGGACAAGCTCGGCGGCACCTGCCTCCACCGGGGCTGCGTGCCGACGAAGGCGATGCTGCACTCGGCCGAGGTCGCCGACGTCGTGCGCGAGTCCGGCGAGGCCGGCGTGGACGCCGAGCTCAAGGGCATCGACATCGAGCGCGTCACGGCCTTCCGCGAGGGCATCATCGCGAAGAAGTTCAAGGGCCTCGAGGGCCTCATCAAGGCGAAGGGCATCACCGTCGTCGCCGGCGAGGGCAAGCTCGCCTCCCCCACGACCGTCACGGTCGGCGACCAGACGCTCACCGGCAAGAGCATCGTGCTCGCCTCGGGCTCCTACGCGAAGTCGCTCCCGGGCCTGGAGATCACCGGCAACGTCATCACGAGCGAGCAGGCGCTGAAGCTCGACTGGATCCCGGAGCGCGTCGCCATCCTCGGTGGCGGCGTCATCGGCGTCGAGTTCGCGAGCGTCTGGCGCTCGTTCGGCACCGAGGTGACGATCATCGAGGGCCTCCCCCACCTCGTCCCGAACGAGGAGGAGTCGGTCTCGAAGCAGTTCGAGCGCGCCTACAAGAAGCGCGGCATCCAGTTCAAGCTCGGCGCCCGCTTCTCGGGCGTCACGCAGGACGAGTCGGGCGTGCACGTCTCGCTCGAGACCGGCGAGACGATCGACGCCGACCTGCTGCTCGTGGCCGTCGGCCGCGGCCCCGTGACGGCCGGGCTCGGCTACGAGGAGGTCGGCGTGCAGCTCGACCGCGGCTTCGTCACGGTCGACGAGACCCTCCAGACCTCGGTGCCCGGCGTCTACGCCGTCGGCGACATCGTCCCGGGCCTGCAGCTCGCGCACCGCGGCTACCAGCAGGGCATCTTCGTGGCCGAGCAGATCGCGGGCCTCGAGCCGCGCATGGTCGAGGACATCAACATCCCCAAGGTCACCTACTCCGACCCCGAGGTCGCATCGGTCGGCTACACGGAGGCGAAGGCCAAGGAGCAGTTCGGCGCCGACGCGATCGAGTCGTACGAGTACTCCCTCGGCGGCAACGCCAAGAGCGAGATCGTCGGCACGACCGGCTCGGTCAAGGCGGTGCGCGTCAAGGACGGCCCCGTCGTCGGCATCCACATGATCGGCCGCCGCGTGGGCGAGCTCGTCGGCGAGGCGCAGCTCATCGTCAACTGGGAGGCCTACCCGGAGGACGTCGCGCACCTCATCCACGCGCACCCGACGCAGAACGAGTCGCTCGGCGAGACGCACCTCAAGCTCGCCGGCACCCCGCTCCACGCCATCTGA
- a CDS encoding amino acid ABC transporter ATP-binding protein, producing MPSDQPGTAAEGPLLSARGLHKSFGDNHVLRGVDLEIDAGTVHALIGPSGSGKTTVLRSLNGLETPDAGSLRIGDLSLDFARPPGRRDRAALHRASAMVFQQHHLFPHLTVLGNATIGPIRVQGRAKEEATEAALALLDRVGLREKADAYPSSLSGGQQQRVGIVRALALQPAMLLFDEPTSSLDPELVGEVLAVMSELAADGWTMAVVTHELGFAREVADQVSFFDGGIVVERGTPEQVFEAPQHERTQRFLQRMRGPFGG from the coding sequence ATGCCGTCTGACCAGCCCGGCACCGCCGCCGAGGGCCCGCTGCTCTCCGCGCGCGGCCTGCACAAGTCGTTCGGCGACAACCACGTCCTGCGCGGCGTCGACCTCGAGATCGACGCGGGCACCGTGCACGCGCTCATCGGACCGTCCGGCTCCGGCAAGACGACGGTGCTGCGCTCGCTCAACGGGCTCGAGACGCCGGACGCCGGCTCGCTCCGCATCGGCGACCTGTCCCTCGACTTCGCGCGGCCGCCCGGCCGCCGCGATCGCGCGGCGCTGCACCGCGCCTCCGCGATGGTCTTCCAGCAGCACCACCTCTTCCCGCACCTGACGGTGCTCGGCAACGCCACGATCGGCCCGATCCGCGTGCAGGGCCGCGCGAAGGAGGAGGCGACCGAGGCGGCGCTCGCGCTGCTCGACCGCGTGGGGCTGCGCGAGAAGGCCGACGCCTACCCGTCGTCGCTCTCGGGCGGCCAGCAGCAGCGCGTGGGCATCGTGCGCGCGCTCGCGCTGCAGCCCGCGATGCTGCTGTTCGACGAGCCGACCTCGTCGCTCGATCCCGAGCTCGTGGGGGAGGTGCTCGCCGTCATGAGCGAGCTCGCGGCCGACGGCTGGACGATGGCGGTCGTGACGCACGAGCTGGGGTTCGCGCGCGAGGTCGCCGATCAGGTGTCGTTCTTCGACGGCGGCATCGTCGTCGAGCGCGGCACCCCCGAGCAGGTCTTCGAGGCCCCGCAGCACGAGCGCACGCAGCGCTTCCTGCAGCGGATGCGCGGTCCCTTCGGCGGCTGA
- a CDS encoding leucyl aminopeptidase yields MPIPALSIIPSTDDATASLTVHGVLAGETPEAPGFDPQLLADLGVTGKREQLARAVVDGRRVAFVGLGDRVDAVRLREVAGAAVRALRDVPSLAIALPVASSEDVLAVLEGAALGAYRYEGQKQQEPLALCEIAVVAGDAEVTGSLVADATVAAQAVWTTRDLANTPPNLLSPVAFADRVVAEAASTGLSVTVRDEDRLRREGFGGLIGVGQGSSRPPRLVTVEHAPEGATKHVVLVGKGITFDSGGLSLKPAASMQHMKYDMAGAAVVYAVAVAAAALQLPIRVTAHLCLAENMVSSTSTRPDDVITMRGGTTVEVTNTDAEGRLVMADALVLASEAQPDAIIDVATLTGAQVVALGDRVSGVMGNDEALVERVVAACTEAGEHAWPMPIPEEMRPMLDSQVADLMNAKVGNRSGGMLLAAAFLEHFVGERDGSPIPWAHVDIAGPSMNTGAPHGHTPSGATGAAVRGVLRAVAGMARGTAQ; encoded by the coding sequence ATGCCGATCCCTGCGCTCTCCATCATCCCCAGCACCGACGACGCGACCGCATCGCTCACGGTGCACGGCGTGCTCGCCGGCGAGACCCCGGAGGCGCCGGGCTTCGACCCGCAGCTGCTCGCCGATCTGGGCGTCACCGGCAAGCGGGAGCAGCTCGCGCGCGCCGTGGTCGACGGCCGCCGGGTCGCGTTCGTCGGGCTCGGCGACCGCGTCGACGCCGTGCGGCTGCGCGAGGTGGCGGGCGCCGCGGTGCGCGCCCTGCGCGACGTGCCGTCGCTCGCGATCGCGCTGCCGGTCGCCTCGAGCGAGGACGTGCTCGCGGTGCTCGAGGGCGCGGCCCTCGGCGCCTACCGCTACGAGGGGCAGAAGCAGCAGGAGCCGCTCGCGCTCTGCGAGATCGCGGTCGTCGCGGGCGACGCGGAGGTCACGGGCTCGCTCGTCGCGGACGCGACGGTCGCGGCCCAGGCCGTGTGGACCACGCGCGACCTCGCCAACACCCCTCCGAACCTCCTGAGCCCCGTCGCCTTCGCCGACCGCGTCGTCGCCGAGGCCGCGAGCACCGGCCTCTCGGTCACCGTGCGCGACGAGGACCGCCTTCGCCGCGAGGGCTTCGGCGGCCTCATCGGCGTAGGCCAGGGCTCCAGCCGGCCGCCGCGCCTCGTGACCGTCGAGCACGCGCCCGAGGGCGCGACGAAGCACGTCGTCCTGGTGGGCAAGGGCATCACCTTCGACTCCGGCGGCCTCTCGCTGAAGCCCGCGGCCTCGATGCAGCACATGAAGTACGACATGGCCGGCGCCGCCGTCGTCTACGCCGTCGCCGTCGCCGCGGCCGCGCTGCAGCTGCCCATCCGCGTCACCGCGCACCTCTGCCTCGCCGAGAACATGGTCTCCTCGACCTCCACGCGGCCCGACGACGTCATCACGATGCGCGGCGGCACCACGGTCGAGGTCACGAACACCGACGCCGAGGGCCGCCTCGTGATGGCCGACGCGCTCGTGCTGGCCTCCGAGGCGCAGCCCGACGCGATCATCGACGTCGCCACGCTCACCGGCGCGCAGGTCGTCGCGCTCGGCGACCGCGTCTCGGGCGTCATGGGCAACGACGAGGCGCTCGTCGAGCGCGTCGTCGCCGCCTGCACGGAGGCCGGCGAGCACGCCTGGCCCATGCCCATCCCCGAGGAGATGCGGCCCATGCTCGACAGCCAGGTCGCCGACCTCATGAACGCGAAGGTCGGCAACCGCTCGGGCGGCATGCTGCTCGCGGCGGCGTTCCTCGAGCACTTCGTCGGCGAGCGCGACGGCTCCCCCATCCCGTGGGCGCACGTCGACATCGCGGGCCCCTCGATGAACACGGGCGCGCCGCACGGCCACACGCCCTCCGGCGCCACGGGCGCTGCCGTGCGCGGCGTGCTCCGCGCGGTCGCGGGCATGGCGCGCGGCACCGCGCAGTAG
- a CDS encoding PAC2 family protein: protein MIEPSDLSMDLEDLSSVPRGLDLVVAIHGFVDAGQAAEAAAAAVLDTLPHRPVVAFDTDLLIDHRSRRPRMLFNEDRVEEYLPHSLSLLLVEDDAGAPFLLLTGPEPDWLWERFTDRLLELLDELEVASTTIITSIGMPVPHTRPLTTTVSGNRADLIEQYSAWRPVSSAPASVIHRIEHRLHPQSPVATFTVLVPHYVGESGSAGPALTALEGVTSATGLAFRTEELRQADREFQQLVAQQMETNEELQRVVTTLEARYDAFMAQSSVRSPLTDEDGSVPSADEIAEELERYLRERRGGDGDRLL from the coding sequence GTGATCGAGCCGAGCGACCTGAGCATGGATCTGGAGGACCTCTCGAGCGTGCCCCGGGGGCTCGACCTCGTCGTGGCGATCCACGGCTTCGTCGACGCGGGCCAGGCGGCCGAGGCCGCGGCGGCCGCGGTGCTCGACACCCTCCCGCACCGCCCGGTCGTCGCCTTCGACACCGACCTGCTCATCGATCACCGCTCGCGCAGGCCCCGCATGCTCTTCAACGAGGATCGCGTCGAGGAGTACCTGCCGCACTCGCTCTCGCTGCTGCTCGTCGAGGACGACGCGGGCGCGCCCTTCCTGCTGCTGACGGGCCCGGAGCCCGACTGGCTGTGGGAGCGCTTCACCGACCGCCTGCTCGAGCTGCTCGACGAGCTCGAGGTCGCCTCGACCACGATCATCACCTCCATCGGCATGCCGGTGCCGCACACGCGGCCGCTCACGACCACGGTGTCGGGCAACCGCGCCGACCTCATCGAGCAGTACTCCGCCTGGCGGCCCGTCTCGTCGGCCCCGGCCTCGGTCATCCACCGCATCGAGCACCGCCTGCACCCGCAGTCGCCGGTCGCGACCTTCACGGTGCTCGTGCCGCACTACGTGGGGGAGTCGGGCTCGGCCGGGCCCGCGCTCACGGCGCTCGAGGGCGTCACGAGCGCGACGGGGCTCGCGTTCCGCACCGAGGAGCTGCGGCAGGCGGATCGCGAGTTCCAGCAGCTCGTCGCGCAGCAGATGGAGACGAACGAGGAGCTGCAGCGCGTCGTCACGACGCTCGAGGCCCGCTACGACGCGTTCATGGCGCAGTCGTCGGTGCGCTCGCCGCTCACCGACGAGGACGGCTCGGTGCCGAGCGCCGACGAGATCGCGGAGGAGCTCGAGCGCTACCTGCGCGAGCGGCGCGGCGGGGACGGCGACCGGCTGCTGTGA
- a CDS encoding DUF7455 domain-containing protein, whose amino-acid sequence MQTPTLEVDEARAPLTGLDRCDSCGAQAYVRATMASGTLLFCAHHAAKHRDALEPVATVWHDETAKLHER is encoded by the coding sequence ATCCAGACCCCGACGCTCGAGGTGGACGAGGCTCGAGCCCCGCTCACCGGTCTCGACCGCTGCGACAGCTGCGGTGCCCAGGCGTACGTCCGCGCGACCATGGCGAGCGGCACGCTGCTCTTCTGCGCGCACCACGCCGCCAAGCACCGCGACGCCCTCGAGCCGGTCGCGACCGTGTGGCACGACGAGACGGCGAAGCTCCACGAGCGCTGA
- a CDS encoding transporter substrate-binding domain-containing protein, whose protein sequence is MPRARTRLSRIAPVAAVAAASIALAGCSSAADPAPTESAAGLTLAEVQEAGTLVVGTEGTYSPFSFHEDGAGELTGYDVDVITAVAEELGVEVEFQETQWDALFAALDSGRIDVIANQVSITPERLERYAFSTPYTYSPGVLVVAEDSDIQSFDDLQGRTSAQSLTSNWATVATDAGAQVEEVEGFAQAAELLAAGRVDATVNDRLTFLDYEQSQGGQTGLRVAAETDDTSENALAFRGGSDDLVAAVDEALAALAADGTLAEISAQYFGEDVSQP, encoded by the coding sequence ATGCCTCGCGCCCGCACGCGTCTGTCCCGCATCGCCCCCGTCGCCGCCGTCGCGGCCGCGTCGATCGCCCTCGCCGGCTGCTCGTCGGCCGCCGACCCCGCGCCGACCGAGAGCGCCGCGGGCCTGACGCTCGCCGAGGTGCAGGAGGCGGGCACGCTCGTCGTCGGCACCGAGGGCACGTACTCGCCCTTCTCGTTCCACGAGGACGGCGCGGGCGAGCTGACCGGCTACGACGTCGACGTCATCACGGCGGTCGCCGAGGAGCTCGGGGTCGAGGTGGAGTTCCAGGAGACCCAGTGGGACGCGCTCTTCGCGGCCCTCGACTCGGGCCGCATCGACGTCATCGCCAACCAGGTCTCGATCACGCCCGAGCGCCTGGAGCGCTACGCGTTCTCGACGCCGTACACGTACTCGCCGGGCGTGCTCGTCGTGGCCGAGGACAGCGACATCCAGTCGTTCGACGACCTCCAGGGCCGCACGAGCGCGCAGTCGCTCACGAGCAACTGGGCGACCGTCGCGACCGACGCGGGCGCCCAGGTCGAGGAGGTCGAGGGCTTCGCGCAGGCCGCCGAGCTGCTCGCCGCCGGCCGCGTCGACGCGACCGTCAACGACCGCCTGACCTTCCTCGACTACGAGCAGTCGCAGGGCGGCCAGACGGGTCTCCGGGTCGCCGCCGAGACCGACGACACGAGCGAGAACGCGCTCGCCTTCCGCGGCGGCAGCGACGACCTCGTCGCGGCCGTCGACGAGGCGCTCGCTGCGCTCGCGGCCGATGGCACGCTCGCCGAGATCTCGGCGCAGTACTTCGGCGAGGACGTCTCGCAGCCGTGA
- a CDS encoding amino acid ABC transporter permease produces the protein MDWDLVASSIGPIVLGAIQGTIPLTAASFALGLAIAVLLALARISGVAVLSGIARAYISIIRGTPLLVQLFVIFYGMPQIGITLDPWPSAIIVLSMNVGGYAAEIIRASILSIPRGQWEAAAMIGMPRGQALVRIVLPQAARVSVPPLSNTLISLVKDSSLCSLILVTELFRVAQRIAAPSGEFLLLYAIAGAVYWVICLVLAFGQDRLEGRLDRYAV, from the coding sequence GTGGACTGGGACCTCGTCGCGTCGTCGATCGGCCCGATCGTGCTGGGCGCCATCCAGGGCACGATCCCGCTGACCGCGGCCTCGTTCGCGCTCGGCCTCGCGATCGCCGTGCTGCTCGCGCTCGCGCGCATCTCCGGCGTCGCCGTGCTCTCGGGCATCGCGCGCGCCTACATCTCGATCATCCGCGGCACGCCGCTGCTCGTGCAGCTCTTCGTGATCTTCTACGGCATGCCTCAGATCGGCATCACGCTCGATCCGTGGCCGAGCGCGATCATCGTGCTCTCGATGAACGTCGGCGGCTACGCGGCCGAGATCATCCGCGCCTCGATCCTGTCGATCCCGCGAGGCCAGTGGGAGGCCGCGGCGATGATCGGCATGCCGCGCGGCCAGGCGCTCGTGCGCATCGTGCTGCCGCAGGCGGCGCGGGTGTCGGTGCCGCCGCTGTCGAACACGCTCATCTCGCTCGTGAAGGACTCGTCGCTCTGCTCGCTGATCCTCGTGACCGAGCTCTTCCGCGTCGCGCAGCGCATCGCCGCCCCGAGCGGCGAGTTCCTGCTGCTCTACGCGATCGCCGGCGCCGTCTACTGGGTGATCTGCCTCGTCCTGGCGTTCGGCCAGGACCGCCTCGAGGGGAGGCTCGACCGCTATGCCGTCTGA
- a CDS encoding MFS transporter — protein MNSARSWVVWSVAALAYIAAILHRSSLGVAVPDAAERFDVQAGLLSTLGAVQLAVYAVMQIPVGVLLDRYGPRILIAAGAGTMAAGQLVVALAEDLPVAVVGRVLVGLGDAATFISVIRLQAGWFRGPIVAQMSQWVATAGQLGQLLSVVPFAWLLHQVGWTLSFGSLAVVGVVALVLVLVVVFDAPKGEPPLATGSIELPEGWWPRLRSTLRRPGTQLGLWTHFSLLATPNMFMLFWGYPMLVDGLGYDRAAAAGLLSITVLTGIVVGPIVGIATARFPLRRSNLVLGIVGLLVVTWSVVLAWPAEPPLWLLVALVVVLGIAGPGSTVGFDFARTFNPLRTLGAANGVVNVGGFFASFAMLPVVGLLLDLVQHVRLDAGEDAGLYDWTGFRIALSVQLLVLALGAAMIVRARRRTRVQLREEEGIEVGPVWRAIAAWLRRRRG, from the coding sequence ATGAACAGCGCGCGGTCCTGGGTGGTGTGGAGCGTCGCGGCGCTCGCCTACATCGCCGCGATCCTCCACCGCTCCTCGCTCGGCGTCGCGGTGCCGGACGCCGCGGAGCGCTTCGACGTGCAGGCGGGCCTGCTCTCGACGCTCGGCGCCGTGCAGCTCGCCGTCTACGCCGTCATGCAGATCCCCGTGGGCGTGCTGCTCGACCGCTACGGCCCGCGCATCCTCATCGCCGCAGGCGCCGGCACCATGGCCGCGGGCCAGCTCGTCGTCGCGCTCGCGGAGGATCTGCCGGTCGCCGTCGTCGGCCGCGTGCTCGTGGGCCTCGGCGACGCCGCGACCTTCATCTCCGTCATCCGGCTGCAGGCGGGATGGTTCCGCGGCCCGATCGTCGCGCAGATGTCGCAGTGGGTCGCGACCGCCGGGCAGCTCGGGCAGCTGCTCTCGGTGGTGCCCTTCGCCTGGCTGCTGCACCAGGTCGGGTGGACGCTCTCGTTCGGCTCGCTCGCGGTCGTCGGCGTCGTGGCGCTCGTGCTCGTGCTGGTCGTGGTGTTCGACGCCCCCAAGGGCGAGCCGCCGCTCGCGACGGGCTCGATCGAGCTGCCCGAGGGGTGGTGGCCGCGGCTGCGCTCGACCCTGCGCCGCCCCGGCACGCAGCTGGGGCTCTGGACGCACTTCTCGCTGCTCGCGACGCCCAACATGTTCATGCTCTTCTGGGGCTACCCGATGCTCGTCGACGGGCTCGGCTACGACCGCGCCGCTGCGGCCGGCCTGCTCTCGATCACGGTGCTCACGGGCATCGTCGTGGGGCCGATCGTGGGGATCGCGACCGCGCGCTTCCCGCTGCGGCGCTCGAACCTCGTGCTCGGCATCGTCGGGCTGCTGGTCGTCACCTGGTCGGTCGTGCTCGCGTGGCCCGCCGAGCCGCCGCTGTGGCTCCTGGTCGCGCTCGTGGTCGTGCTCGGCATCGCCGGGCCGGGCTCGACGGTCGGCTTCGACTTCGCGCGCACCTTCAACCCCCTCCGCACGCTCGGGGCCGCGAACGGCGTCGTCAACGTCGGCGGCTTCTTCGCGAGCTTCGCGATGCTGCCGGTCGTCGGCCTCCTGCTCGACCTCGTGCAGCACGTGCGGCTCGACGCGGGGGAGGACGCGGGGCTCTACGACTGGACGGGCTTCCGCATCGCGCTGAGCGTGCAGCTGCTCGTCCTGGCCCTCGGCGCCGCGATGATCGTGCGCGCGCGGCGCCGCACCCGCGTGCAGCTGCGCGAGGAGGAGGGCATCGAGGTGGGCCCCGTGTGGCGCGCGATCGCCGCGTGGCTGCGACGGCGCCGGGGCTGA